A single window of Colletotrichum higginsianum IMI 349063 chromosome 8, whole genome shotgun sequence DNA harbors:
- a CDS encoding N1-acetylpolyamine oxidase encodes MDLNLFPTVTADFTLLGTLNGDQAASEPQPWDTSDEYTELITSPGALGLMQGLAFRPAPAPAPLTTWPTTATGQTRVSRPESQEDWDAKKDTIQKLYLEENLPLQDVIDTMSKEHSFSAT; translated from the coding sequence ATGGACCTCAATTTGTTCCCCACCGTGACGGCGGATTTCACGCTTCTCGGCACCCTCAACGGTGACCAGGCCGCATCAGAGCCTCAACCCTGGGATACCTCGGACGAGTACACCGAGCTCATCACATCGCCCGGCGCATTGGGACTGATGCAAGGACTCGCATTccgcccagcaccagccccAGCTCCTCTCACAACTTGGCCAACCACCGCCACCGGTCAAACCCGGGTTTCTCGCCCCGAGAGCCAAGAAGATTGGGACGCAAAGAAGGACACTATCCAAAAGCTTTACCTCGAGGAGAACCTTCCACTTCAAGACGTCATTGACACCATGTCAAAGGAGCATTCTTTCTCGGCCACGTGA